From one Conyzicola nivalis genomic stretch:
- a CDS encoding nuclear transport factor 2 family protein: MTDVEIVTASMAAYRAQDREAAERIFAPDFVFTSPQDARIDRATWFEVCFPTADRFVSHELLEIVRTGTGVLSLYEYELQTGERYRNTELAVVRDGQIGEVQVFFGGRV, from the coding sequence ATGACCGATGTCGAGATCGTCACCGCATCCATGGCGGCGTACCGGGCGCAAGACCGGGAGGCCGCCGAGCGCATCTTCGCGCCCGACTTCGTCTTCACCAGCCCGCAAGACGCCCGCATAGACCGCGCCACCTGGTTCGAGGTGTGTTTCCCGACCGCCGATCGGTTCGTCTCGCACGAGCTGCTCGAGATCGTGCGGACCGGCACGGGAGTTCTGTCGCTCTACGAGTACGAGCTGCAGACCGGCGAGCGGTACCGCAACACCGAGCTCGCCGTCGTGCGCGACGGCCAGATAGGCGAGGTGCAGGTCTTCTTCGGCGGCCGGGTCTAG
- a CDS encoding type B 50S ribosomal protein L31 — MKTDIHPTYNAVVFRDLASGETFLTRSTVGSDKTIELDGETYPVIDVEISSASHPFYTGKQRIMDSAGRVEKFNSRYKGFNK, encoded by the coding sequence ATGAAGACCGACATTCACCCCACGTACAACGCGGTTGTTTTCCGCGACCTCGCCTCCGGTGAGACGTTCCTGACCCGTTCGACGGTCGGCAGCGACAAGACGATCGAGCTCGACGGCGAGACCTACCCGGTCATCGACGTGGAAATTTCGTCCGCCTCGCACCCGTTCTACACGGGCAAGCAGCGCATCATGGACTCGGCCGGACGCGTCGAGAAGTTCAACTCGCGCTACAAGGGCTTCAACAAGTAG
- a CDS encoding 3'-5' exonuclease: protein MSNSWFDQLGVFDLETTGIDVETSRIVSAHVGVIDASGAVIEERAWLADPGVEIPPQASAVHGITTARARAEGRPAAEVVAEIVAALEDLVARGLAITIYNAPYDLSLLHHEAVRYGVTPLHEPVPIIDPLVLDRAVDKYRKGKRTLEAAALFYGVPLTDAHDAGADAVAAGRVAQALAGRYGDQLAVTGAELHALQVGWCAEQSASFQDYMRRTKDPSFTSSGSWPQRW, encoded by the coding sequence ATGAGCAACTCGTGGTTTGACCAACTGGGCGTATTCGATCTCGAGACCACCGGAATCGATGTGGAAACCAGCCGCATCGTGTCCGCGCACGTCGGGGTGATCGACGCGTCCGGCGCCGTAATCGAAGAGCGCGCCTGGCTCGCCGACCCCGGCGTCGAGATTCCGCCGCAGGCGAGCGCCGTGCACGGCATCACGACCGCGCGTGCCCGCGCCGAGGGCCGTCCGGCCGCCGAGGTCGTCGCCGAGATCGTCGCCGCGCTCGAAGACCTCGTCGCCCGCGGCCTCGCCATCACCATCTACAACGCCCCCTACGACCTGTCGCTGCTGCACCACGAGGCCGTGCGTTACGGGGTCACTCCCCTGCACGAGCCCGTGCCGATCATCGACCCGCTCGTGCTCGACCGGGCAGTCGACAAGTACCGCAAGGGCAAGCGCACGCTCGAGGCGGCCGCGCTGTTCTACGGCGTCCCGCTCACCGACGCGCACGACGCCGGCGCCGATGCCGTGGCGGCCGGTCGCGTCGCCCAGGCCCTCGCCGGCCGGTACGGCGACCAGCTGGCCGTGACCGGCGCCGAGCTGCACGCGCTGCAGGTCGGCTGGTGCGCCGAGCAGTCCGCGAGCTTCCAGGACTACATGCGGCGCACGAAAGACCCGTCCTTCACGTCGTCCGGGTCGTGGCCGCAGCGCTGGTAG
- a CDS encoding ABC transporter ATP-binding protein translates to MASVLELSDVSVVRDGNTILDSVSWAVDSEERWVILGPNGAGKTTLLSIASASIHPSSGVARVLDDTLGKVDVFELRPRIGFASTALARRVPASERVLDVVLTAAYSVTGRWNEQYDDIDTRRARRVLAEWKLDHLEGRRFGSLSDGEQKRVQIARAVMTDPELLLLDEPAASLDLGAREELLQLLGGYASSDQAPGIVMVTHHVEEIPRAFTHALLLKNGRVQASGPLGEVITDDHLSETFDMRISVEQHEGRFAARAV, encoded by the coding sequence ATGGCAAGCGTTCTAGAGCTCTCTGACGTCTCCGTCGTCCGCGACGGCAACACCATCCTCGATTCGGTTTCGTGGGCGGTGGACAGTGAAGAACGATGGGTCATCCTCGGGCCGAACGGCGCGGGTAAAACCACGCTGCTGTCGATAGCCTCGGCGTCGATCCACCCGAGTTCCGGTGTCGCCCGCGTGCTCGACGACACCCTGGGCAAGGTCGACGTGTTCGAACTGCGCCCGCGCATCGGCTTCGCGTCCACCGCGCTCGCCCGCCGTGTGCCGGCGAGCGAGCGGGTGCTCGACGTCGTTCTGACCGCCGCCTACTCGGTCACCGGCCGGTGGAACGAGCAGTACGACGACATCGACACCCGCCGTGCGCGCCGCGTGCTCGCGGAGTGGAAGCTCGACCACCTCGAGGGCCGCCGCTTCGGCAGCCTCAGCGACGGCGAGCAGAAGCGGGTGCAGATCGCGCGCGCCGTGATGACCGACCCCGAGCTGCTGCTCCTCGACGAGCCGGCCGCGAGTCTCGACCTCGGCGCGCGTGAGGAGCTGCTGCAGCTGCTCGGCGGCTATGCCAGCTCCGACCAGGCCCCCGGTATCGTGATGGTCACCCACCACGTCGAGGAGATCCCGCGCGCCTTCACCCACGCGCTGCTGCTCAAGAACGGACGCGTTCAGGCCTCCGGTCCGCTCGGCGAGGTAATCACCGACGACCACCTGAGCGAGACGTTCGACATGCGCATCTCCGTGGAACAACACGAGGGTCGCTTCGCCGCTCGCGCGGTCTAG
- the treS gene encoding maltose alpha-D-glucosyltransferase, which produces MTFTAPIQLPGLALDPQWYRRAVFYEVMVRSFVDSNGDGAGDLQGVVQKLDYLQWLGIDALWLPPFFNSPLRDGGYDVSDFTSILPDFGTLDEFRDLVTKVHERNMRVIIDLPVNHTSDAHDWFQQSRSNPDGPYGDFYVWSDTDEKYKDIRVIFVDTEESNWAFDSERRQFYFHRFFSHQPDLNFENPAVHDAMFQIVRFWLDMGVDGFRLDAIPYLYESEEGNGEGEPETHAFIRKLRAMVDAEYPGRVMIAEANQWPSEVAEFLGTNEDPECHMAFDFPVMPRIFYSLRSQQAGELVRVLSEHTSIPDGAGWGVFLRNHDELTLEMVNEEYRQAMYGWYAYDPRMRANIGIRRRLAPLLDNSRAELELAHALLFSLQGSPFLYYGDEIGMGDNIWLPDRDSSRTPMQWTPDRNAGFSTADPGKLYLPVVQSLVYNYQQVNVEAQLAQSRSLLHWIRNVIHVRKGHPTFGLGTLRVLETNHESVLAFVREYKGSGTHFGDLPEKVLCVFSFAHNPVSVTITDPENPGEVLYDLFGGGEFPSVGDDGRLNLTLATQSFYWLHVGGAHFAGGRV; this is translated from the coding sequence GTGACCTTTACCGCCCCCATCCAGTTGCCCGGACTCGCCCTCGACCCGCAGTGGTACCGACGCGCCGTGTTCTACGAAGTCATGGTGCGGTCGTTCGTCGACAGCAACGGTGACGGGGCGGGCGACCTGCAGGGCGTCGTGCAGAAGCTGGACTACCTGCAGTGGCTCGGGATCGACGCGCTCTGGCTTCCGCCCTTCTTCAACTCGCCGTTGCGCGACGGCGGCTACGACGTCTCCGACTTCACGTCGATCCTGCCCGACTTCGGCACACTCGACGAGTTCCGCGACCTCGTGACGAAGGTGCACGAGCGCAACATGCGCGTCATCATCGACCTGCCGGTGAACCACACCTCCGACGCACACGACTGGTTCCAGCAGTCGCGCTCGAACCCGGACGGCCCCTACGGCGACTTCTACGTGTGGAGCGACACCGACGAGAAGTACAAGGACATCCGGGTCATCTTCGTCGACACGGAGGAGTCGAACTGGGCCTTCGACTCCGAGCGCCGTCAGTTCTACTTCCACCGGTTCTTCTCGCACCAGCCCGACCTCAACTTCGAGAACCCCGCCGTGCACGATGCCATGTTCCAGATCGTCCGCTTCTGGCTCGACATGGGCGTCGACGGTTTCCGGCTCGACGCGATCCCCTATCTCTACGAGAGCGAAGAGGGCAACGGCGAGGGCGAACCTGAGACCCACGCGTTCATCCGCAAGCTGCGCGCCATGGTCGATGCCGAGTACCCCGGACGCGTGATGATCGCCGAGGCCAACCAGTGGCCGAGCGAGGTCGCGGAGTTCCTCGGAACGAACGAAGACCCCGAGTGCCACATGGCCTTCGACTTCCCGGTGATGCCCCGCATCTTCTACTCCCTGCGTTCCCAGCAGGCCGGCGAGCTGGTGCGCGTCCTCTCGGAGCACACGTCGATTCCGGATGGCGCGGGCTGGGGTGTCTTCCTGCGCAACCACGACGAGCTCACGCTCGAGATGGTGAACGAGGAATACCGCCAGGCCATGTACGGCTGGTACGCCTACGACCCGCGCATGCGCGCCAACATCGGCATCCGCCGCCGGCTCGCCCCCCTGCTCGACAACTCGCGCGCCGAACTCGAGCTCGCGCACGCGCTGCTCTTCTCGCTGCAGGGCAGCCCGTTCCTCTATTACGGCGACGAGATCGGCATGGGTGACAACATCTGGCTGCCCGACCGCGACTCCTCCCGAACGCCGATGCAGTGGACCCCCGACCGCAATGCCGGCTTCTCGACGGCAGACCCCGGCAAGCTCTACCTTCCGGTCGTGCAGTCGCTCGTCTACAACTACCAGCAGGTGAACGTGGAGGCGCAGCTCGCACAGTCGCGCTCGCTGCTGCACTGGATCCGCAATGTGATCCACGTCCGCAAGGGTCATCCGACCTTCGGCCTCGGAACACTGCGCGTGCTCGAGACGAACCACGAATCGGTGCTCGCCTTCGTGCGCGAGTACAAGGGGTCCGGCACCCACTTCGGCGACCTGCCCGAGAAGGTGCTCTGCGTCTTCAGCTTCGCCCACAACCCCGTGTCGGTCACGATCACCGACCCGGAAAACCCCGGCGAGGTGCTCTACGACCTCTTCGGCGGCGGGGAGTTCCCGTCGGTCGGCGACGACGGTCGGTTGAACCTGACCCTCGCGACCCAGAGCTTCTACTGGCTGCACGTGGGCGGAGCCCACTTTGCCGGTGGTCGCGTTTAG
- a CDS encoding alpha/beta fold hydrolase: MTVESPFAALLAELPVRRETVSILGAETHYWVYGPDDAATTVVICHGYRGEHHGLEPVVAQLRDIRIISPDLPGFGESPAMPGVKHDVAGYAAWYAAFVAAVAPGGSAIVLGHSFGTLVTSYAVAKGLVSTPKLVLVNPIAANALEGPGKIRTQGTVVYYKLAMALPEKVGYWLLDNWLVIRFMSLSLVKTRDKRLRRFVHDQHHTYFGRFSDRRTVVEGFEASIGNDVTSVASDISVPTLLIGAEHDLITTVPQLEALRDEMTDATLHVIPDVGHLIHYEKSREAAGFIVDFLGAGSLAEQSAVAN; this comes from the coding sequence ATGACTGTCGAATCTCCCTTTGCCGCCCTGCTCGCCGAGTTGCCGGTCCGCCGCGAAACCGTCTCGATCCTCGGCGCCGAGACCCACTACTGGGTCTACGGCCCCGACGACGCGGCGACGACCGTCGTGATCTGCCACGGCTACCGCGGCGAACACCACGGGCTCGAGCCCGTCGTGGCGCAGTTGCGTGACATCAGGATCATCAGCCCCGACCTCCCCGGTTTCGGCGAATCGCCCGCCATGCCCGGCGTGAAGCACGACGTCGCCGGCTACGCGGCCTGGTACGCGGCGTTCGTGGCCGCCGTCGCGCCCGGCGGCTCGGCGATCGTGCTCGGCCACTCGTTCGGCACCCTTGTCACCTCGTACGCGGTGGCGAAGGGACTCGTCTCGACCCCCAAGCTCGTGCTCGTCAACCCGATCGCCGCGAACGCGCTCGAGGGTCCAGGCAAGATCCGCACGCAGGGCACCGTCGTGTACTACAAACTCGCGATGGCCCTGCCGGAGAAGGTCGGCTACTGGCTCCTCGACAACTGGCTCGTCATCCGCTTTATGAGCCTGTCCCTGGTGAAGACGAGGGACAAGCGGCTGCGACGCTTCGTGCACGACCAGCACCACACCTATTTCGGCAGGTTCTCAGACCGCCGCACCGTGGTGGAGGGCTTCGAGGCATCCATCGGCAACGACGTGACCTCGGTCGCATCCGACATCTCGGTACCGACCCTGCTCATCGGGGCAGAACACGATCTCATCACCACCGTGCCCCAGTTGGAGGCGCTTCGCGACGAGATGACGGATGCCACGCTGCACGTCATTCCCGACGTGGGGCACCTCATCCACTACGAGAAGTCCCGCGAGGCCGCCGGCTTCATCGTCGACTTCCTCGGGGCGGGCAGTCTGGCCGAGCAGTCGGCCGTGGCCAACTAG